From a single Macrobrachium rosenbergii isolate ZJJX-2024 chromosome 59, ASM4041242v1, whole genome shotgun sequence genomic region:
- the LOC136837460 gene encoding DNA ligase 1-like produces the protein MKTHLLTLHLLLAVVLLAQLSSGEAREEAHHKSCRSGSKEESCGTEQRKNRYEKESQKKYMNDDDDDEDDELSDEEDDDNGEDDTEDDALSHVDGDGVDTGGSKKKREAQEKRTKASTRSDGRSSEGKKNKQVKGKKLKAPKDATDAGHDKSASKENKDKNGKRKHVKGDKAKMTSDSVTKKGKRNEGIDKNSYDPKKPSMKSEETSRMKRDVGNKGKSSEEADLENQRKKEENLQEMIKILLKQ, from the exons ATGAAGACACATCTCTTAACACTGCATTTACTCCTCGCTGTGGTTCTTTTAGCTCAGTTGTCGTCGGGAGAG GCAAGAGAAGAAGCCCACCACAAAAGCTGCAGAAGCGGTAGTAAGGAGGAATCATGTGGTACAG aacaaaggaaaaatagataCGAGAAAGAGAgccaaaagaaatatatgaatgatgatgatgatgatgaggatgatgaattAAGTGATGAAGAGGATGATGACAACGGCGAAGATGACACCGAAGATGATGCCTTGTCGCACGTAGACGGAGATGGTGTTGACACCGGAGGTTCTAAGAAGAAACGGGAAGCACAAGAAAAACGGACGAAGGCTAGTACTAGATCTGATGGAAGAAGTTCAGAGGGAAAGAAGAACAAgcaagtaaaaggaaagaaactgaaagCTCCTAAGGATGCCACCGATGCAGGCCATGACAAATCAGCCTCTAAGGAAAACAAGGATAAGAATGGCAAACGAAAGCATGTGAAAGGGGACAAAGCAAAGATGACAAGTGACAGTGTGACAAAAAAGGGCAAAAGAAATGAGGGAATTGACAAGAATAGCTATGATCCTAAGAAGCCCTCTATGAAATCAGAAGAAACATCAAGAATGAAACGAGATGTAGGCAACAAAGGTAAGAGCAGTGAAGAGGCTGACctagaaaaccaaagaaaaaaggaggaaaatctgCAGGAAATGATAAAGATTCTCCTGAAACAGTAG